The genomic stretch ATTACTTGTTGCATTGCAACAAGTAATAATTGCTACGCTGGTTTCAGGAAAATGCCGAGTTCAACCTGCTCGTCAGCCACATAGAGCGGAAACAAAAGTCCCATTCCTCCCTCGGGGATATGAACGCCTTTCCCTCTCACGTCAAGGACCTCAGGGGGGACAATGCCGATCGTTTTTCCCAACTGGACCGCCTTGGCCGCGATATTGCCGCAGACAATGTTCATGAACTCCATGACGGTGTCATCCAGCACTTCATCGGTTTCATTCGTCACGTCATCTTCCTTCAGAATCGCCTTTGCAATCAGTTTCCTGACGCCTGATGAGACGGAAAGCAGGTACTGTGCCTTCACTTGCCCTGTCAAGTTCATGGAAACGATGGTATCATTGGGCTCCATCTTTTGAATGACCACACACTGCCCGGGCTTGAAGGTAAGATTCACAATGCGGGTAAACATCTTATAGGTCAGGTCTGCCGCCGCTTCCCATACCTTGGGATCCGGCACACCGTCAGGGATGGCCACTTTCTCGATCATGTAGGGCGCCTGATCAATTTTAAAAGCATCAAGATAACCCGGCAGATCATCCGCTTGAATGGCGCCCACTTTAACCAGCGCTTCTCCAATGTACAAGTGGGTGCTTTTCTGTTTTGCAAGGACCTCTTTGAGCTGATCCTCGGTCAGGATACCTAACTTGATGGACATGTCGCCGAATCGCAGATCT from Nitrospirae bacterium CG2_30_53_67 encodes the following:
- a CDS encoding chemotaxis protein CheX, whose translation is MAVKFFGQFMVEKGVVSREDLLKAVELQDFVNIKFGEMARSMGLLTDADIERIHEAQRSEDLRFGDMSIKLGILTEDQLKEVLAKQKSTHLYIGEALVKVGAIQADDLPGYLDAFKIDQAPYMIEKVAIPDGVPDPKVWEAAADLTYKMFTRIVNLTFKPGQCVVIQKMEPNDTIVSMNLTGQVKAQYLLSVSSGVRKLIAKAILKEDDVTNETDEVLDDTVMEFMNIVCGNIAAKAVQLGKTIGIVPPEVLDVRGKGVHIPEGGMGLLFPLYVADEQVELGIFLKPA